The following are encoded together in the Kribbella voronezhensis genome:
- a CDS encoding MFS transporter, which yields MDLSMYRLLWRNRPVVTLMGAALLARLPVMAALIPVSFLAKDAAGNFGWAGVVAGSYSIGMAVGGPIWSRLADRRGGRWVVIGTGVAWGVAMAVLALLPSDWYKLMPVVSGIAGVVVSPVTATCRAAWPRLVKGSQLRTVYALDATAQEVLFSVGPMLGAVTVSFFSPRAGVLAAALLAAGSIWWFGLRQPPALAHDESTGARLTAPQLLWHRHRLPLILAFGLSVTSFASVSLGIVAFADDHGNRLIAGVLETVWAIGSLLGGLVMGALPGKRDSYVWRRALLVSLGMLSCVFATRSSVTLGIGLLLAGCVLAPTVGALYERLGALTPDSVRTEVFGWMVSAGMVGGAIGSSVAGQVVESLGVEYVWVLAGVLTFLAAITLIRIPPNRPASEESVPEAAAAVAT from the coding sequence ATGGACCTGTCGATGTACCGCCTGCTGTGGAGGAACCGGCCTGTCGTGACCTTGATGGGCGCGGCGCTGCTGGCGAGGCTCCCCGTGATGGCGGCGCTGATCCCGGTCTCCTTCCTGGCCAAGGACGCCGCCGGCAACTTCGGCTGGGCGGGCGTCGTCGCGGGTTCCTACTCGATCGGTATGGCGGTCGGCGGGCCGATCTGGTCGAGGCTGGCCGACCGGCGAGGCGGCCGGTGGGTTGTCATCGGCACCGGGGTCGCCTGGGGCGTGGCGATGGCTGTGCTCGCACTGCTGCCCTCCGACTGGTACAAGCTGATGCCGGTGGTCTCCGGAATCGCAGGGGTCGTTGTGTCGCCCGTGACGGCTACTTGCCGAGCTGCATGGCCACGACTCGTCAAAGGGTCGCAGCTGCGCACGGTGTACGCGCTGGATGCGACTGCGCAGGAGGTGCTCTTCTCTGTCGGGCCGATGCTGGGCGCGGTGACGGTCAGCTTCTTCAGCCCGCGCGCCGGAGTACTGGCTGCTGCTCTGTTGGCGGCGGGGTCGATCTGGTGGTTCGGACTGCGTCAGCCGCCGGCGCTGGCCCATGACGAGTCGACAGGTGCGCGGCTGACAGCTCCGCAGCTGCTGTGGCATCGGCACCGCCTGCCACTGATCCTCGCGTTCGGGCTGTCGGTCACCTCGTTCGCGTCGGTCTCGCTGGGGATCGTGGCGTTCGCCGACGACCATGGCAACCGGTTGATCGCCGGTGTCCTGGAGACCGTCTGGGCGATCGGCAGCCTGCTCGGCGGACTCGTGATGGGTGCCCTGCCGGGCAAGCGCGACTCGTACGTCTGGCGGCGGGCACTGCTCGTGTCGCTAGGCATGCTGTCGTGCGTCTTCGCCACCCGTTCCTCTGTGACTCTCGGCATCGGCCTGCTGCTTGCTGGTTGCGTGCTGGCGCCGACCGTCGGTGCTCTGTACGAGCGGCTCGGCGCGCTCACGCCGGATTCGGTGCGTACGGAGGTCTTCGGCTGGATGGTGAGTGCCGGGATGGTCGGCGGCGCGATCGGATCCTCGGTCGCCGGGCAGGTCGTCGAGTCGCTCGGCGTCGAGTATGTCTGGGTGCTCGCCGGCGTCCTGACCTTCCTGGCCGCCATCACCCTGATCCGCATCCCGCCCAACCGCCCCGCCTCGGAGGAATCGGTCCCCGAGGCGGCGGCAGCGGTCGCGACCTGA
- the add gene encoding adenosine deaminase: MESRDLRLLPKAELHLHLLGALRATTMAELAAAEGISVRDPRLFADFDEFQQCFQDAFRLTAARPENLRRMVREVIADAAADGVVWVQPHFDPFFYTPLGSPDQVMEMVLDEAASASREYGVGFGLTMATSRHAEPEVAEERARFAARYAGRGVHALGLTGNDTVAPAAVFANAFKIARDAGLTAAPHAGELAGPESVRAVVEELGATRVAHGIRAAEDPAVLAFLVEREATLDVCLTSNVLLGVTASIESHPLPTLLAAGVRCSLGADDPLMFDKGLYDEYSLARTELGLSDEQLAAIARTSLETSDAPADLVATGLAGITDWLRADDQLVQERG; encoded by the coding sequence GTGGAGAGCCGAGATCTGCGACTGCTGCCGAAGGCCGAGCTTCATCTGCATCTGCTGGGGGCACTGCGAGCGACGACGATGGCGGAGCTGGCCGCCGCTGAAGGGATTTCGGTGCGGGATCCGCGGCTCTTTGCGGACTTCGACGAGTTCCAGCAGTGCTTCCAGGACGCCTTCCGGCTGACCGCGGCGCGCCCGGAGAACCTCCGCCGGATGGTCCGCGAGGTGATCGCGGACGCCGCGGCCGACGGCGTGGTCTGGGTCCAGCCGCACTTCGACCCGTTCTTCTACACACCGCTCGGCAGCCCGGACCAGGTGATGGAGATGGTGCTGGACGAGGCCGCCTCGGCCAGCCGCGAGTACGGCGTGGGCTTCGGGCTGACCATGGCAACCTCGCGGCACGCCGAGCCTGAGGTCGCCGAAGAGCGTGCGCGGTTCGCAGCACGCTATGCGGGCCGTGGTGTTCACGCGCTGGGGTTGACCGGCAACGACACCGTCGCACCGGCCGCTGTCTTCGCGAACGCCTTCAAGATCGCGCGCGACGCCGGGCTGACGGCTGCGCCGCACGCGGGTGAGCTGGCCGGGCCGGAAAGCGTGCGGGCCGTCGTCGAGGAGCTGGGCGCCACCCGGGTCGCGCACGGCATCCGAGCCGCCGAAGACCCCGCAGTACTGGCGTTTCTGGTGGAGCGGGAGGCCACGCTCGACGTGTGTCTGACCTCGAATGTCCTCCTCGGCGTGACTGCGTCGATCGAGTCGCATCCGCTGCCGACTCTGTTGGCGGCCGGTGTGCGTTGCTCACTCGGCGCCGACGATCCACTGATGTTCGACAAGGGCCTGTACGACGAGTACTCGCTGGCCCGGACCGAGCTCGGGCTGTCCGACGAGCAGCTGGCCGCAATCGCGCGGACCTCGCTGGAGACCAGCGACGCTCCTGCCGACCTGGTGGCGACCGGGCTGGCCGGCATCACTGACTGGCTGCGGGCGGATGACCAGCTGGTTCAGGAGCGCGGGTAG
- the recR gene encoding recombination mediator RecR, which produces MYEGAVQDLIDELGRLPGVGPKSAQRIAFHLLAADETDVRRLAHVLVQVKEKVKFCEICGNVSEETLCRICRDPRRDLALICVVEEAKDVVAIERTREFRGRYHVLGGAISPIEGIGPDELRIRELMQRLASGEVTEIILATDPNLEGEATATYLSRLLRPMGLRVTRLASGLPVGGDLEYADEVTLGRAFEGRRSIDD; this is translated from the coding sequence GTGTACGAAGGAGCCGTCCAGGACCTGATCGACGAGCTCGGCCGGCTCCCCGGCGTCGGCCCGAAGTCCGCGCAGCGGATCGCGTTCCACCTGCTGGCCGCCGACGAGACCGACGTACGCCGGCTCGCGCACGTGCTGGTGCAGGTGAAGGAGAAGGTCAAGTTCTGTGAGATCTGCGGCAACGTCTCGGAGGAGACGCTGTGCCGGATCTGCCGCGACCCGCGTCGCGACCTCGCGCTGATCTGCGTGGTCGAGGAGGCCAAGGACGTCGTGGCGATCGAGCGGACCCGCGAGTTCCGCGGCCGCTATCACGTCCTCGGCGGTGCGATCTCGCCGATCGAGGGGATCGGACCGGACGAGTTGCGGATCAGGGAACTGATGCAGCGGCTCGCCAGCGGTGAGGTGACCGAGATCATCCTGGCCACGGATCCGAACTTGGAGGGTGAGGCGACAGCGACCTACCTGAGCCGGTTGCTCCGGCCCATGGGGTTGCGCGTCACCCGTTTGGCTAGTGGACTTCCAGTAGGCGGTGACCTCGAGTACGCCGACGAGGTCACACTCGGACGGGCGTTTGAAGGGCGACGATCGATCGATGACTGA
- the dinB gene encoding DNA polymerase IV, whose translation MFVSSGLEADILHADLDAFYASVEQRDDPRLRGRPVIVGAGVVLACSYEAKAYGVRTAMNGGQALRRCPGAIVVPPRMSAYSEASKAVFKVFEDTTPLVEGLSIDEAFLDVGGLRKISGAPIDIARRLRAEVLARVGLPITVGVARTKFLAKVASGVAKPDGLLVVPPDEELEFLHPLAVERLWGVGEVTAEKLRNRGLRTVGDVAILPEAALIAMLGRASGRHLHALAHNRDPRPIEVGRRRRSIGSQRALGRSPKSAETLDAVLAGLVDRVTRRMRSAERAGRTVTLRLRFDDFSRATRSHTLPQATGQTRAILVTARSLMAAARPMIEKQGITMVGISVGNLENEKTVQLALPFDKAANDELDSALDGVRDKFGSNAITRGTLLGRDQGLAVPMLPD comes from the coding sequence ATGTTCGTGTCGTCGGGCCTGGAGGCGGATATCCTGCATGCCGACCTGGACGCGTTCTACGCGTCGGTCGAGCAGCGCGACGACCCGCGCCTGCGCGGCCGGCCCGTGATCGTCGGCGCCGGGGTCGTGCTCGCCTGCAGCTACGAGGCGAAGGCCTACGGCGTCCGTACGGCGATGAACGGCGGCCAGGCGCTCCGCCGATGCCCCGGCGCCATCGTGGTCCCGCCGCGCATGTCGGCGTACTCCGAGGCCAGCAAGGCTGTCTTCAAGGTGTTCGAGGACACCACGCCATTGGTGGAGGGGCTGTCGATCGACGAGGCGTTCCTCGATGTCGGCGGGCTGCGCAAGATCTCCGGCGCCCCGATCGACATCGCGCGGCGGCTGCGCGCCGAAGTACTGGCTCGCGTCGGCCTGCCGATCACGGTCGGCGTGGCCCGGACGAAGTTCCTCGCGAAGGTGGCCAGTGGCGTCGCGAAGCCGGACGGGTTGCTGGTGGTGCCGCCGGACGAGGAACTGGAGTTCCTGCATCCGTTGGCGGTCGAGCGGCTGTGGGGCGTCGGCGAGGTGACCGCGGAGAAGTTGCGCAACCGAGGGCTGCGGACGGTCGGCGACGTGGCGATCCTGCCCGAGGCGGCGTTGATCGCGATGCTCGGCCGGGCCTCCGGGCGGCACCTGCACGCACTGGCACACAACCGGGATCCGCGCCCGATCGAAGTCGGCCGCCGACGGCGCTCGATCGGCTCCCAACGCGCGCTCGGGCGATCGCCCAAGTCCGCGGAGACGCTGGACGCCGTGCTGGCCGGGCTGGTGGATCGGGTCACCCGGCGGATGCGGTCGGCCGAGCGGGCCGGGCGGACGGTCACCCTGCGGTTGCGGTTCGACGACTTCAGCCGGGCGACCCGGTCGCATACGTTGCCGCAGGCAACTGGTCAGACGCGGGCGATCCTGGTCACCGCGCGCTCGCTGATGGCGGCGGCCCGGCCGATGATCGAGAAACAAGGCATCACGATGGTCGGCATCTCGGTCGGCAACCTGGAGAACGAGAAGACCGTGCAACTCGCACTGCCTTTTGACAAGGCCGCCAACGACGAACTGGACTCGGCCCTGGACGGCGTACGGGACAAGTTCGGCTCCAATGCCATCACTCGGGGCACCCTGTTGGGGCGTGATCAAGGGCTCGCCGTACCGATGCTTCCGGACTGA
- a CDS encoding trypsin-like serine protease: MRLSLPRLVTAAVKTALLGAMTAALVIVPAHSASARTTSAQGDPSPRVVGGTRAALGEFPWMVRLSMGCGGAMSTNQLVLTAAHCAGSTGNKTVVPVEEWR, encoded by the coding sequence ATGCGTCTGAGTCTGCCCCGGCTTGTGACTGCTGCTGTGAAGACCGCCCTCTTGGGTGCGATGACCGCCGCCCTGGTCATCGTGCCGGCCCACTCGGCGAGTGCCCGGACCACCTCCGCCCAAGGTGATCCGAGCCCCCGAGTCGTCGGTGGAACCCGCGCGGCGCTAGGTGAGTTTCCGTGGATGGTGAGGCTGTCCATGGGATGTGGTGGTGCGATGTCCACCAATCAGCTAGTGCTGACCGCCGCGCACTGCGCGGGTTCCACCGGCAACAAGACCGTCGTACCGGTTGAAGAATGGCGGTAG
- a CDS encoding ArsR/SmtB family transcription factor: MHAFDILGDPVRRRILELLADSELPAGSIASTIGTEFGISQPAVSQHLRVLRDNGFATVTVDGTRRLYAVAPGPLQEIDAWLDRYRKFWTNRLDALDTELRRGRRAAPKDA; encoded by the coding sequence ATGCACGCCTTCGACATCCTCGGCGACCCGGTCCGCCGCCGGATCCTGGAACTGCTGGCCGACTCCGAACTCCCGGCCGGCAGCATCGCGAGCACGATCGGGACCGAGTTCGGCATCAGTCAGCCCGCCGTCTCGCAGCACTTGCGCGTACTGCGTGACAACGGTTTCGCCACCGTCACCGTCGACGGCACCCGCCGCCTGTACGCCGTCGCGCCCGGCCCGCTGCAGGAGATCGACGCGTGGCTGGACCGCTACCGCAAGTTCTGGACGAACCGCCTGGACGCCCTCGACACCGAGCTGCGCCGAGGCCGCCGGGCCGCTCCGAAGGACGCTTGA
- a CDS encoding aspartate-semialdehyde dehydrogenase, translating to MTPVSATLDRTEDRTGLPTLAVVGATGAVGTVMLTLLSTRENVWGEIRLIASERSAGKRLKVRGEEVEVVAISADAFDGVDVAMFDVPDEVSLHWAPIAAAKGAVVVDNSGAFRMDPDVPLVVPEVNAEAARNRPKGIISNPNCTTLSMIVAMGALHHRYELEQLIVASYQAASGAGQEGIDALYDQLMKVAGNRELGTTPGDVRRVIGNALGPFPAPLAMNVVPWAGSLKDDGWSSEELKVRNESRKILNLPELKVSATCVRVPVITTHSLSVHARFGREVDVEEAREVLRDAPGVLVFDNPAEAEFPTPADVVGTDPTWVGRIRKSLDDPQALELFVCGDNLRKGAALNTAQIAEVVAKEFTAAK from the coding sequence GTGACCCCTGTGAGCGCAACGCTGGATCGGACCGAGGACCGCACGGGACTCCCTACGCTGGCGGTGGTCGGCGCGACCGGAGCCGTCGGCACGGTGATGCTCACCCTGCTCTCCACCCGGGAGAACGTCTGGGGTGAGATCCGTCTGATCGCGTCGGAGCGCTCGGCAGGCAAACGGCTCAAGGTGCGCGGCGAGGAAGTCGAAGTGGTCGCGATCAGCGCGGACGCCTTCGACGGCGTCGACGTGGCGATGTTCGACGTACCGGACGAGGTGTCGCTGCACTGGGCGCCGATCGCGGCGGCCAAGGGGGCGGTCGTGGTGGACAACTCCGGCGCGTTCCGGATGGACCCGGACGTCCCGCTGGTGGTGCCCGAGGTGAACGCCGAGGCGGCCCGCAACCGGCCGAAGGGCATCATCTCGAACCCGAACTGCACGACGCTGTCGATGATCGTCGCGATGGGCGCGCTGCACCACCGGTACGAGCTCGAGCAGCTGATCGTCGCGTCGTACCAGGCGGCCTCGGGTGCCGGTCAGGAAGGCATCGACGCGCTCTACGACCAGCTGATGAAGGTGGCCGGCAATCGCGAACTGGGGACGACGCCTGGCGACGTACGCCGGGTGATCGGCAACGCGCTCGGGCCGTTCCCGGCGCCGCTGGCGATGAACGTCGTACCGTGGGCCGGTTCGCTCAAGGACGACGGCTGGTCGTCGGAGGAGCTCAAGGTTCGCAACGAGTCCCGCAAGATCCTGAACCTGCCGGAGCTGAAGGTGTCGGCGACCTGCGTGCGGGTCCCGGTGATCACGACGCACTCGCTGTCGGTGCACGCCCGGTTCGGCCGCGAGGTCGACGTGGAAGAGGCCCGCGAGGTACTACGGGACGCGCCCGGCGTACTCGTGTTCGACAACCCCGCCGAGGCCGAGTTCCCGACGCCGGCCGACGTCGTCGGCACCGATCCGACCTGGGTCGGCCGGATCCGCAAGTCGCTGGACGACCCGCAGGCGCTGGAGTTGTTCGTCTGCGGTGACAACCTGCGCAAGGGTGCCGCACTGAACACCGCTCAGATCGCCGAGGTCGTCGCCAAGGAATTCACCGCGGCCAAGTAA
- a CDS encoding dihydrofolate reductase family protein has product MRKIVASLFISLDGVVEAPETWHFPYFNDEMGAVVGSLSETADAMLLGRKTYQMFAGYWPNVGPDEEMAAQMNETPKLVVSTTLDKVDEWQNSTLLQGDPFEALTALKNEPGKNLNVVGSITLVRSLLRAKVLDELQLLVHPIAVGHGQRLFDEGETQPLELVSSTTFSTGVLHTVYRPA; this is encoded by the coding sequence ATGAGGAAGATCGTCGCCAGCCTGTTCATCTCACTGGACGGAGTGGTGGAGGCGCCGGAGACCTGGCACTTCCCGTACTTCAACGACGAGATGGGCGCTGTCGTCGGCTCGCTGTCCGAGACCGCGGACGCCATGCTGCTGGGTCGCAAGACCTATCAGATGTTCGCGGGCTACTGGCCGAACGTCGGCCCGGACGAAGAGATGGCCGCACAGATGAACGAGACGCCGAAACTGGTCGTCTCGACCACGCTGGACAAGGTCGACGAGTGGCAGAACTCGACGCTGCTGCAGGGCGACCCGTTCGAAGCCCTGACCGCACTGAAGAACGAACCGGGCAAGAACCTGAACGTGGTCGGCAGCATCACGCTGGTGCGTTCACTGCTCCGTGCGAAGGTGCTGGACGAGCTGCAGCTGCTCGTCCACCCGATCGCCGTCGGACACGGCCAGCGGCTGTTCGACGAGGGCGAGACCCAGCCACTCGAGCTGGTCTCGAGCACCACGTTCAGCACCGGCGTACTGCACACCGTCTACCGCCCGGCCTGA
- a CDS encoding phosphotransferase family protein → MSADAVDPQLELAKRLVRETFGVRATEPEPLAAGEWSQAYELTLDGAQVVVRVGKHGTDFAKDEVVAGLAAPDLPVPTVLARGEFEGWHYAVSARAHGIALDDLSGAEMAQLLPSLLTVLDEIGGVELVGTEGYGGWSPDGRAPYGTWAEALLAIGTETDRVPGWRAALARSEFGIEPVEAGLSALAALAPYLPDERRLIHGDLLNRNVLCADGGVSAVLDWGNALYGDSLYDAAWLIYWWPWYPEWAAVDIRSELSAHWTASGSAPVNLRERLHAYLLHIGLDAIAYCAFKGRWEDVRSNVDVVVALTSSSPR, encoded by the coding sequence GTGTCTGCTGACGCTGTCGACCCGCAGCTCGAACTCGCGAAACGGCTGGTGCGTGAGACCTTCGGAGTACGAGCGACCGAACCCGAGCCGCTGGCAGCCGGTGAGTGGTCGCAGGCGTACGAGCTGACTCTCGACGGTGCACAGGTGGTGGTGCGGGTCGGCAAGCACGGAACGGACTTCGCCAAGGACGAGGTCGTTGCCGGCCTTGCCGCTCCCGACCTGCCGGTGCCGACAGTCCTCGCCAGGGGTGAGTTCGAGGGCTGGCACTATGCGGTCTCCGCTCGCGCGCACGGGATCGCTCTCGACGACCTTTCCGGCGCTGAGATGGCACAGCTGTTGCCGAGCTTGCTGACCGTGCTCGACGAGATCGGCGGCGTCGAGCTCGTTGGGACGGAGGGCTACGGGGGATGGAGCCCGGACGGGCGAGCGCCGTACGGGACGTGGGCCGAGGCGTTGCTGGCGATCGGGACAGAGACGGACCGGGTTCCTGGGTGGCGCGCGGCGCTGGCCCGCTCCGAGTTCGGGATCGAGCCGGTCGAGGCCGGGCTGAGCGCACTTGCTGCACTTGCGCCCTACCTGCCTGACGAACGCCGGCTGATTCATGGCGACCTGCTGAACCGCAACGTGCTCTGCGCTGACGGCGGTGTCTCTGCGGTCCTGGACTGGGGCAATGCGTTGTACGGCGACAGCCTCTACGACGCCGCGTGGCTGATCTACTGGTGGCCGTGGTACCCGGAGTGGGCCGCCGTCGACATCAGGTCCGAGCTGTCGGCTCACTGGACCGCCTCCGGGTCAGCCCCGGTCAACCTGCGGGAGCGCCTGCATGCGTACCTCCTCCACATCGGGCTCGACGCCATCGCGTACTGCGCCTTCAAAGGGCGCTGGGAGGATGTCCGCTCGAACGTCGACGTCGTGGTCGCGCTGACCAGCAGCAGCCCACGGTGA
- a CDS encoding helix-turn-helix domain-containing protein, with translation MSSTDTERADHLRVLGLSDDEIRVYQHLLRTGPSSVTELDEAVPDQAAGIESTLGGLVTAGLARRSGTDHSRFLPVPPDAGLEALTLRRESELKQARIEVLNAYDEFRRTVHNESTTHLIEVVSGTAIVERINQIKGSAQREILAIDSPPYYLGAGPNQMEIEQLNRNVAYRVVYSPESVEVPGYLTENILPCVEAGEQARVLPDVPAKLTIIDGSIAFVSMSVRDTDVNRSLLIIRPSSLLTALIGMFELCWRNALPLHASVGTEDDRLEPIERRLLALLATGAADDTIARTLGISRRTFFRYLERLMNRTGASTRFQLALHAARENWL, from the coding sequence ATGAGCTCGACCGACACGGAGCGTGCCGACCACTTACGCGTGCTCGGCCTCAGCGACGACGAGATCCGGGTCTACCAGCATCTGCTCCGGACGGGACCGTCCTCGGTCACGGAGCTGGACGAGGCCGTGCCCGACCAGGCGGCCGGGATCGAGAGCACCCTGGGCGGACTGGTCACCGCCGGCCTGGCCCGGCGCTCCGGAACAGACCACTCGAGGTTCCTGCCGGTGCCACCCGACGCCGGTCTGGAGGCGCTCACCCTGCGCCGCGAGTCCGAGCTCAAGCAGGCCAGGATCGAGGTCCTGAACGCGTACGACGAGTTCCGCCGGACCGTGCACAACGAGTCCACCACCCACCTGATCGAAGTGGTCAGCGGTACGGCGATCGTCGAGCGGATCAACCAGATCAAGGGCAGTGCACAACGCGAGATCCTCGCCATCGACTCCCCGCCGTACTACCTCGGCGCGGGGCCGAACCAGATGGAGATCGAGCAGCTCAACCGCAACGTCGCGTACCGAGTGGTCTACTCGCCCGAGTCCGTCGAGGTGCCCGGCTACCTGACCGAGAACATCCTGCCCTGCGTGGAAGCCGGCGAACAGGCCCGCGTGCTGCCCGACGTACCGGCGAAGCTGACGATCATCGACGGCTCGATCGCGTTCGTGTCGATGTCGGTGCGCGACACCGACGTGAACCGGTCCCTGCTGATCATCCGGCCGAGCAGCCTGCTCACCGCGCTGATCGGCATGTTCGAGCTCTGCTGGCGTAACGCGCTGCCGTTGCACGCGTCCGTCGGCACCGAGGACGACCGGCTGGAACCGATCGAACGCCGGCTACTGGCCCTCCTGGCGACGGGCGCAGCAGACGACACGATCGCCCGCACGCTGGGTATCAGCCGCCGTACGTTCTTCCGTTACCTGGAGCGACTGATGAATCGCACCGGCGCGAGCACCCGCTTTCAATTGGCATTGCACGCGGCCCGGGAGAACTGGCTCTAA
- a CDS encoding DUF5063 domain-containing protein, giving the protein MTESTDIAEIALATDSEDLTEFAEQIADQVQSFLISVRDIAAQPDEDGVDEGLASLPYLLLEVSQLLLAGGRLGAFEDFVPEERFESDAGPDPDLDAMRDRLAILFEGLDEYAEVFDPYAAPPEITINRLSDDLTAIATDLVHGLAHYEAGRVVEALWWWQFSYVSTWGAAASAVLRAIQSLIAHDRLEPAHDAETEATDRELVEVAEEVVQRR; this is encoded by the coding sequence ATGACTGAATCAACCGATATTGCTGAGATTGCTCTGGCCACCGACTCGGAGGACCTGACCGAGTTCGCCGAACAGATCGCCGATCAGGTGCAGAGCTTCCTGATCTCGGTGCGCGACATCGCGGCGCAGCCGGACGAGGACGGCGTCGACGAGGGCCTCGCCTCGCTGCCGTACCTGCTGCTCGAGGTGAGCCAGTTGCTGCTCGCCGGCGGCCGGCTGGGGGCGTTCGAGGACTTCGTACCCGAGGAGCGGTTCGAGAGCGACGCCGGTCCGGACCCGGATCTGGACGCGATGCGCGACCGGCTGGCGATCTTGTTCGAGGGTCTCGACGAGTACGCCGAGGTCTTCGACCCGTACGCCGCACCGCCCGAGATCACCATTAACCGGCTCTCCGACGATCTGACCGCGATCGCCACGGACCTCGTGCACGGCCTCGCGCACTACGAAGCCGGCCGGGTCGTCGAGGCGCTGTGGTGGTGGCAGTTCTCGTACGTGTCGACCTGGGGCGCCGCGGCCAGCGCGGTACTGCGGGCCATCCAGTCCCTGATCGCGCACGATCGCCTCGAGCCGGCCCACGACGCCGAGACCGAGGCCACGGACCGCGAGTTGGTCGAGGTAGCCGAAGAAGTCGTTCAGCGCCGCTGA
- a CDS encoding aspartate kinase, with protein sequence MGRVVHKYGGSSVADADCIKRVAQRIVATKKAGNDVVVVISAMGDTTDELMDLAKQVSPLPPPRELDMLLTSGERISAALLAMAIANLGYEARSFTGSQAGVITTAAHGNARIIDITPGRIEDALAEGHVAIVAGFQGVAQDTKDITTMGRGASDTTAVALAAALEADYCEIYTDVDGIFTADPRIVPAAKQIPKISYEEMLEMAACGAKVLHLRCVEYARRYNVPVHVRSSFSQKEGTWVVDAKDIQNMEQAIISGVAHDRGEAKITVVGVPDKPGEAARIFETVANAETNIDMIVQNVSAVATNRTDISFTLPRADGARAMSALARMKDEVGYEQLLYDDQIGKVSVIGVGMRSHPGVSAKFFSALADAGVNIEMISTSEIRISVVVDENLVDAAVTAAHTAFDLDDEHTQAVVYGGTGR encoded by the coding sequence GTGGGACGCGTCGTGCACAAGTACGGCGGTTCTTCGGTCGCTGACGCCGATTGCATCAAGCGCGTGGCCCAACGGATCGTCGCGACGAAGAAGGCCGGGAACGACGTGGTGGTGGTCATCTCCGCCATGGGCGACACCACCGACGAACTGATGGATCTGGCCAAGCAGGTCTCCCCGCTGCCGCCACCGCGCGAACTGGACATGCTGCTCACCTCGGGTGAGCGGATCTCCGCCGCGCTGCTGGCGATGGCGATCGCGAACCTCGGCTACGAAGCGCGGTCGTTCACCGGCTCGCAGGCCGGTGTGATCACCACCGCGGCGCACGGGAACGCGCGGATCATCGACATCACGCCGGGCCGGATCGAGGACGCGCTCGCCGAGGGCCACGTCGCGATCGTGGCCGGCTTCCAGGGCGTCGCGCAGGACACCAAGGACATCACCACGATGGGTCGCGGCGCGTCCGACACCACCGCGGTCGCGCTGGCGGCGGCGCTGGAGGCGGACTACTGCGAGATCTACACCGACGTGGACGGCATCTTCACCGCGGATCCGCGGATCGTGCCGGCCGCCAAGCAGATCCCGAAGATCTCCTACGAGGAGATGCTCGAGATGGCTGCCTGCGGTGCGAAAGTCCTGCACCTGCGGTGCGTGGAGTACGCGCGCCGCTACAACGTCCCCGTCCACGTGCGCTCGTCCTTCTCCCAGAAGGAAGGCACCTGGGTCGTCGATGCGAAGGATATTCAGAACATGGAACAGGCGATCATCTCCGGCGTGGCCCACGACCGTGGCGAGGCCAAGATCACCGTGGTCGGCGTGCCCGACAAGCCGGGTGAGGCGGCCCGGATCTTCGAGACGGTCGCCAATGCCGAGACCAACATCGACATGATCGTGCAGAACGTCTCGGCGGTCGCCACCAACCGGACCGACATCTCCTTCACGCTGCCCCGCGCCGACGGCGCCCGGGCGATGTCCGCGCTGGCCCGGATGAAGGACGAGGTCGGCTACGAGCAACTGCTGTACGACGACCAGATCGGCAAGGTGTCGGTGATCGGCGTCGGGATGCGTTCGCACCCCGGTGTCTCGGCGAAGTTCTTCTCCGCCCTGGCCGACGCCGGTGTGAACATCGAGATGATCTCCACCTCGGAGATCCGGATCTCGGTGGTAGTGGACGAGAACCTGGTGGACGCCGCCGTGACCGCGGCGCACACCGCATTCGACCTGGACGACGAGCACACCCAAGCTGTCGTCTACGGAGGAACAGGACGGTGA